The Hordeum vulgare subsp. vulgare chromosome 7H, MorexV3_pseudomolecules_assembly, whole genome shotgun sequence DNA window gcatcaaggacatattgcttttggccagccatgaggataagcctaagattacgggcccagtcaacaaagttgcttccatcatctttcagcttagctttctctaggaacatattaaaattcagggttgctactgcgcgaggcattgatctacaacataaaattttacaaagattacttagattatgttcaagataattgagtttagctaattatattactaataaactcccactcaaattgacatcctctagtcattcgagtgttgcatgatacaaattcactaactcaagtccgatcatcacgtgagttgagtatagtttcaatggtgaacatctccatgttgatcatatcaactatatgattcatgctcacctttcggtctcttgtgttccgaggccatgtatttaCATgcgaggctcatcaagtttaacccgagtgttccgcgtgtgcaactgttttgcacccgttgtatgtgaacgttgagtttatcacacctgatcatcacgtggtgtctcgaaacgacgaactatcgcaacggtgcacagtcggggagaacacaattttatcttgaaatttttagtgagagatcaccttataatgttaccgtcattctaagaaaaataaggtgcaaaaaataattaacatcacatacaaatcataagtgacttgatatggccatgaacttatgcttcttgatgtccatcactaaagcaccggtatgatctccatcgccaccgacgccacaccatgatctccatcatcgtgctgccatcgaggttgtcacgctaactatgttgttacaactaatgctactactagcgataaagcaaagcatcaccaagcgcaaaaataattaaagacaatcctatggctcctgtcggttgacgtagcatcgacgtgcaagtcgatatttaactactacaacatgatcatctcatacatccaatatatcatatcatgtctttggccatatcacatcacatgcataccctccaaaaacaagttagaggtcctctaatttgttgttgcaaattttacgtggctgctatgggtatctagtatgatcgcatcttacttacgcaaagccacaacggtgatatgcaaattgctatttaaccttctccaacgaccgcctcggtcaaatccgattcaactaaagttgaagaaacacccaCCCACcagtcatgtttatgcaacaagttgcatgttagtcgatgaaaccggtctcttgtaagcgtacgagtaatgttggtccgggccgcttcaatccaacaataccgttgaatcaagaaaagactaaggagggccgcaaattgaacatcaacgcccacaaactcttttgtgttctactcgagatatcatctatgcatgaacctaggtatgataccactgttggggaacgttgcatggaaaacaaaaaaaaattctacgcacacgaaagacctatcatggtgatgatcatctacgagaggggagatcggatccacatacccttgtacatcgctaagcagggagtgttaagaaacgtggttgatgtagtcgaacgtcttcacgatccgaatcgcaagcgtcccacgaagTCCGTCCCGGTCTAGTAccaaacagacgacacctccacgctcagcacacgtacagcttgatgacgatctccgccttcttgatccagcaagagagacgaagaggtagttgGATTATCTCGCAACACGACCCcgcggcggtgatggtggtggagctactccggcagggcttcgccgtgccgtaccgaactaACTACGAGGTGCCACAAagtggtggagagagagagggttgcactatggcttggggtgcaaaaagcatctcaaacctccactatatatgggtggaacaagagggagggttgccttgcctcctactcaaagtaggagggttcggctgagccaagagggaggagtcctcctccaattcggtttggtggtggACTCCtttcccacttgtccacctccttcttttcatttcccttttcctttttttttttgctttggtcgaaataggttattgggatggcctcacctgcccactaagggctggtgcgccacccataggcctattaggtcctcccctgggtgagtggcccctcccgataaaacccagaaacccattcgtcactcccagtactttatcggtaatgtccgaaatctttccggaagccaaatgcaacattcatatatatcaatcttagtttccggaccatttcggaaaccctcgtgacgtccgggatctcatctgggactccaaacaacattcggttaccaacatcaataattaaactataccgaaacgtcatcaaaccttaagtgtgcagaccctgcgggttcgagaactatgtagacatgaccaagacactctccggtcaatttccaatacgagacctggatgcccatattggatcctacatattctacgaagatcttatcggttgaacctctatgtcaaggattcaattaatcccgtataatattccctttgtccttcgctatgttacttgcccgagattcgattgtcggtatctctatacctattttaatcttgttaccaacaagtctctttactggttccgtaatacaagatctcgtggctaactctttagtcacattgcttgcaaggcttgtttgtgatgttgtattaccgcgtgggccccgagatacctctccgtcatacggagtgacaaatcgcagtcttgatccatgctaactcaacggacaccttcatagatacatgtagagcacctttataatcacccagtaacattgcgacgtttgatacacaaaaggcattcctccggtgttggtgagttacatgatctcatggtcataggaatgtatacttgacatgcagaaaacaatagcaacaaaataacacgatcacatgctatgtttataatttgggtcttgtccatcacatcatttccctaatgatgtgatcccattatcaactgacaacactgttctatggctaggaaaccttaaccatctttgatcaacgagctagtcaactagaggcttactagagatattgttttgtctatatatcaacacatgcatttgtgtttccattcaatacaattatagcatggataataaacggttatcttgaaacaggaaatataataataactattttattattgcctctagggcatatttccaacagtatcagtggtgttattttagtaccaatccttgaatagatcgatcagaaaggataacgtgttattctagtacgaactcttggaaagattggtcGTAATGAATAACTttaaggtggtttcgtaccctacaaacaatttcttcttatgttctccgctagataggaactttgaagCATTTTTTTATCGCACTTGAGGGATTTTTATTTGatacaattatattagcattgttgagggattgcactagtgaaagtacgaaccctaggccttattttcaagcattgcCATACCGTTTATGCTCATTTTTGTTACTTgccaccttgctgtttttatttgttCCTATTACAAAAAAACTATAGCTACTATCATTACCACtgtcttaggtcatccacttgagtaaAATTTtccactgtcctacaaaactctgcgtttggaggcccaacaagagtctacaagaacaagttgtgtagtagacatcacaaaGTCATACCAGACCAAAGCTACATGTAGGCAAGAAAAAAAAAAGCAATCAGAATGACAAACTATGACAATGACCATTTTCGCACCAACCATATCATGATACCACACGAATGACGAGATTGTGCAACAgcaacgccttcaagaagggagcgGCACTCAAGCATCGCCATCACCGGATCGACCCACGAAGGCCAGAATCAAGGTTTTCACCCTGCAAAATCAGTCCGAGCATATCCGTGCAATGCCTTCAACAACGTAACGACGAAAAAACATCGTCATTCCCAGGTTTAATTAACTCAGGACAGACATATGTTTTTATCCTATAGCTCGAGACCAGATGATTGAGTAGCACCATCATCGAAGTCACTCATGTATTGTCGCCACCACTTTTCCGTGATCCCAACAGCTACATGCGATGTGCAATCACCACCACCGCACAACTACCCCTCTGCGTCAAGGACACCCCTCTGCGTCAAGCCGTCGTCCGTAGTTTGTATCTCACCGCTCAAGTCAACCACCGGATATGGTGAGATGAACCTTACCAAAGACCTTTCGGTGACCACGGTCGACGAATGGAAGGCACTAACATTTTGGATTTGCAAAATACATGCATTTCTTAAAGCTGAAAAGCATCATGTAAACCGATTTCTTAAAGCTTAAAAGCATTATGTAAACCCTTTATGAACACGCGAGGGACGATCCTCCTTTTAAAAAAATGCAAACCCCTTAAATCATGGGCGCTGCTACGTGTCGGTCGCTGATGAGGTGGATAAAGTAAATGTGCATGTAGAACAGGCTTTTGGGTTGAAGTAATGAATTGCTCATGCTGAGATGGGGTGGAATGCGACGAGGGAATGGTTGGCAATGTGGAGGCTGAACTGCCCGCCTTTCTCGCTCACGTCGAGCTTGTCCACGCCTGGCGGGGGCACCATCTCGaagctcctcacgagcttcccgaCGATGAGCGCAAGGATGGGCAGCGCGAGGATGATGCCGGGGCAGCTGCGCCGGCCCACGCCGAACGGGAGGAACCGGAAGTCCACCTTGCCGCCGACCGTGGCGTCCACGTTGCTCTCCTCGCCCAAGAATCTCTCCGGCCTGAACTCCTCCGGCTTCTCCCACAGCTCCGGGTTGTTGGCCAGCCACCAGGCGTTGACGACGACCTTGGAGCCCTCGGGAATGGTGTAGCCGCCGAGGCTGGCCTCCTCGAGGTTCATGTGGGGGACGAGGAGCGGGATGGGGGAGTGCAGCCGCAGCGTCTCCTTGATCACGGCCTGCAGGTACGGCAGCTTGCTGATGTTGGACTCGGTGATGGGCTCGTCGTCGCCGAGCACGTCCCTGATCTCGCCGCGGACCTTGCGCTGCACGTCCGGGTGGTTCACGACCTCGGCCAGCGCCCACTCGATGGACCATAGCGTCGTCTCGATGGCCGCGACGTTGATGTTCTCGACGATGTAGATGACGTTCTCCGGCGTGATCTCGCCGCTCTTCTCCGCTGCGAGGATGTGGTCGATCGCGCATCGGAGCTTGTTCTTGTCCCCCGGCGTGTCCATCACCTTCCTTCTCTTCTCGACGTAGTTGCTGTTGAAGAAGGCAAGCCTCCTGGTCTGCAGGTCCCTGCATTTGTTGAGGTAGCCACGCAGGAAGGGCCTGAGGATGGGGATGAAGTCGCCGTAGTTGTAGTCGAAGCTCTGCGCCAGGCGGCTGCGCTCCGAGTTGAACTTGGTGGCCTCCACGAACATGGGGTCGTCCACGGACTCGAAGCGGGCGTCGAACATCATGCGGTACATGATGTTGTAGAGCATGAGCTGCAGCCTGCGGCGAACGACGACGCCGGGGCCGCGGGCGGCGGAGCCGCCGCGCAGGTCGGACACGACGTCGTCCATCTCGGCCTCCCACATGGCGCGGTACTGCTGCACGACGCGCGCCGTGAAGAAGGGCAGCGTCATGACGCGGCGCATGCGGCGCCAGTGATCGCCGTACTCGGTGAAGACCATGTCGGCGCCGTTGGCCGTGAAGATGTCGAAGACGACGTTCCGCGGGCGGGACCCGAACTCCACGCCCTGCGTGTGGAGCACCTCCGTGGCCAGCCGCGGGTCCGACACCACCACCAGGTTGCGCACGCCCAGCCGCAGGCGGAACACGGGGCCGTACCGCGCCGAAAGCCCTGCCAGGAAGCGGTGGTTGAGGTCGTTGCCCACCTGCAGCCAGTTGCCGAACACCGGCACGGCCGCGGGCCCGGGAGGAGCGCCGGCGCCGCCACCCTTCCCCGAAGCTCCCAGAGTGATGGTGAGGGCCACgagggccgccgccgccggcagcAGCGCGGGGTGAGGTGTGTGGAGGAACGACTTGAGGAGCCAGTACACGGCCAGGGAGGCCGCCGCGGCGAAGGCCATCCTACGCGCGGAGGCGGAGGCAGTCATGCTGTGCTCTGCGCGGGTGCTAGCTTGGCGTTGCTGATACGAGTAACTATGTTGTTGGTTGCTGTGAAGGTGCCATGTCCCGTGGCGTGCTAATATAACGCCGGCCGTGGGGTTGACAACGGTAGGTGGGTCGTCGTATGGTATGCGTGAGCGGGGATGGCGAATGCACGAGGGGATGCCGCAAAAGTTGATGGTTTTGGGCGGAACCCGTGTGCCGGCATGGGAAACTGGGTAGGCGGCGGAGGCGAGACGTGGGTTTGCCATGAGGATGAGATGCACCCTCCCGGCGCTCCTGTCTGGTCAGAACTGATACCTCACACTGCATGCGCTGGTTGGTGGGCAAATCCATTTGACCGCTCTGCAAAGCGgaaaaactaccatgcatcggacCTCCCGGGGTATCTGGTGCACCGGGACGATCGGTGCTACCGGTACACCCGTCTTCGGTCTTCCGTTGCACattcaaaaatattcaaaaaaaatctgAATATATTTAATACATTGACATAACATCAATAATGTcataaaaattcagatcaaaatttaaaacattatttgagataataaaataataaatttAACACTGAATAGTACATAAAACAAGTTGGCCTTCAGTTTTTGCCCATTAACACATTGATATCAAATTTGGCATATTTTTATCTCAGacaatattttcaatttttataACCACATACATTGATATTTTATTGATGCACTAATTTATTATtagattttaaaaaaaaaattaaatgtgCAACATGGTCCGGTGCAACGGTAGCATCAATTGCCCCGCTGCACCAAATACATTCTTCGGACCTCCTGTGCCTGCATCGGCCGCCCTTGTGATCCGAGCgttgatgaagttttttttacATTGTTTATTGAATACTTCTTTCGTCTTAAAATTTTTGTCTTAAGTTTGTTTAAAAATATATGTATTAAAAtagtaaaacgtgactagatacatccaTACCTAGAGAAATTTAAGACAATAATTTTAAAACGGATGGAGTACTAGACTGGAAAATGTCAATACAACACAATACGAAGCATATGGTGTGTTAGATTGTTCTGTAGCTGTTGTCTTTGCATGCATACTTGTGTCAGCCTTTTACATAAAGGTAGAAGATAGTACtttctccgttcttagatactttctctattttaaaatataggaactttaaaaaattatactatgaactatatacggatgtatatagataaattttaaagtatagattcatttattttgttttgtatgtagtcttctagtaaaatctttaaaaggttttatatttagaaacggaaagAGTATAAGTTTTTTCAAAGATTTTAttaagagactacatacggaacaaaatgaatgaacttATATtctaatgtatgtctatatacatctgtatgtagttttctagtgaaaactctaaa harbors:
- the LOC123409106 gene encoding cytochrome P450 CYP73A100-like, translating into MTASASARRMAFAAAASLAVYWLLKSFLHTPHPALLPAAAALVALTITLGASGKGGGAGAPPGPAAVPVFGNWLQVGNDLNHRFLAGLSARYGPVFRLRLGVRNLVVVSDPRLATEVLHTQGVEFGSRPRNVVFDIFTANGADMVFTEYGDHWRRMRRVMTLPFFTARVVQQYRAMWEAEMDDVVSDLRGGSAARGPGVVVRRRLQLMLYNIMYRMMFDARFESVDDPMFVEATKFNSERSRLAQSFDYNYGDFIPILRPFLRGYLNKCRDLQTRRLAFFNSNYVEKRRKVMDTPGDKNKLRCAIDHILAAEKSGEITPENVIYIVENINVAAIETTLWSIEWALAEVVNHPDVQRKVRGEIRDVLGDDEPITESNISKLPYLQAVIKETLRLHSPIPLLVPHMNLEEASLGGYTIPEGSKVVVNAWWLANNPELWEKPEEFRPERFLGEESNVDATVGGKVDFRFLPFGVGRRSCPGIILALPILALIVGKLVRSFEMVPPPGVDKLDVSEKGGQFSLHIANHSLVAFHPISA